From Sus scrofa isolate TJ Tabasco breed Duroc chromosome 18, Sscrofa11.1, whole genome shotgun sequence, a single genomic window includes:
- the TSGA13 gene encoding testis-specific gene 13 protein — MGQRTQTKFQNGKSKASKTSPVEFEKETIADSDEILDAVGQSKFVLGNLHHYTVHPNLAQYYEPLKPTALHKFLARNKKIQGFTLKVTEFDQDKTILILTNNPLPCPIDHHGKDIPPKYFSKELLLKESNQLKPTGNYLPLMSQKKKLKPVFPVTLLEDPTSKHEQWFRFSTDKDFKSEGRYSKFYALRRQKKMYPQLNFAPGCKRDMKNDVSKKSESALPTSQMIWEPLTLSSLLEEKPTRTAPGASTFRSGRAQQWIIKNATVTK, encoded by the exons ATGGGCCAAAGGACACAGACCAA GTTTCAGAATGGCAAATCAAAGGCTTCAAAAACTAGCCCAGTTGAATTTGAGAAAGAAACAATTGCTGATAGTGATGAG ATTTTGGATGCAGTCGGGCAATCAAAATTTGTTCTAGGGAACCTTCACCATTACACAGTCCATCCAAATTTG GCCCAGTACTATGAGCCTTTGAAGCCCACTGCACTGCATAAATTCCTGGCTCGAAACAAGAAAATCCAAGGCTTCACGTTAAAAGTCACAGAGTTTGATCAGGATAAAACCATACTGATTTTGACCAACAACCCACTTCCCTGCCCAATCGACCATCATGGCAAAGACATCCCACCAAAATACTTTTCCAAGGAGTTATTGCTCAAG GAAAGCAATCAGCTCAAACCCACTGGGAACTACCTACCCCTGATGTCtcagaaaaaaaagctgaaaccAGTCTTTCCTGTGACACTGTTGGAGGATCCTACATCCAAACATGAACAATGGTTTAG GTTTTCCACAGACAAGGATTTCAAGAGTGAGGGGAGGTATTCAAAGTTCTATGCtttgagaagacagaaaaaaatgtatcctcAGCTCAACTTTGCTCCAGGCTGTAAAAGAGATATGAAGAATGATG TCTCCAAGAAGTCTGAGAGCGCCTTGCCAACTTCCCAAATGATCTGGGAACCATTAACCCTTTCATCGCTTCTGGAGGAGAAGCCCACCAGAACTGCACCAGGAGCGAGCACGTTCCGCAGTGGAAGGGCCCAGCAGTGGATTATAAAAAATGCCACTGTTACTAAGTGA